One genomic region from Spirosoma sp. KCTC 42546 encodes:
- a CDS encoding MBL fold metallo-hydrolase: MNLFITSLNSGSNGNCYYVGNDQDAVLVDAGISCRETERRMERLGLSLDKVRAIFISHEHSDHIRGVPQLAKKYQLPVFITPGTLQHCGFPVKTFPLRALRGYEPVWIGELCVTAFPKHHDASDPHSFLISYQNTRVGVFTDIGAPCEHLIHHFSQCHAAFLEANYDDDLLANGRYPYFLKQRIRGGKGHLSNQQALEIFRTHKPDFMSHVLLSHLSKDNNCPQVASDLFKPHLGSTELIVASRFQETPVYTISTRQN; this comes from the coding sequence ATGAACTTATTTATTACCTCGTTAAATTCGGGCAGTAACGGGAATTGTTATTACGTTGGGAACGATCAGGATGCGGTATTAGTCGATGCTGGCATCTCCTGCCGGGAAACGGAACGGCGTATGGAGCGGCTCGGGTTATCGCTGGATAAAGTACGGGCTATTTTTATTTCCCACGAACATTCAGACCATATCCGGGGTGTTCCTCAACTTGCCAAAAAATATCAATTACCGGTGTTCATTACGCCCGGTACGCTTCAACACTGTGGCTTTCCTGTAAAGACGTTTCCACTCCGGGCGTTGCGTGGGTATGAACCCGTCTGGATTGGCGAACTCTGTGTTACCGCTTTTCCGAAACATCATGATGCCAGCGATCCGCATAGTTTCCTGATTTCGTATCAGAACACGCGAGTGGGCGTCTTTACTGATATTGGCGCTCCCTGCGAACACCTCATCCATCACTTTAGCCAATGCCATGCGGCTTTTCTGGAAGCCAATTACGATGATGACCTGCTGGCCAATGGCCGCTACCCCTATTTTCTTAAACAGCGAATCCGGGGTGGTAAGGGACACTTATCTAACCAACAGGCGTTGGAAATTTTCAGAACGCACAAGCCTGATTTTATGAGCCATGTGTTGTTGTCGCACTTATCTAAAGACAACAATTGCCCGCAGGTAGCCAGCGATTTATTTAAGCCGCATTTGGGAAGTACGGAACTGATTGTAGCCTCCCGCTTTCAGGAAACGCCGGTGTACACGATCTCTACTAGACAAAATTAG
- a CDS encoding DUF6883 domain-containing protein encodes MNTEHPYGKHKARVFRSALGITSIEWEILRDAVLSAVLLNSATHEGRNSYGEIYVVDFEMTHQAKTATVRTSWIIDDGKNFPRLTSCYVLKI; translated from the coding sequence TTGAATACGGAACATCCGTATGGGAAGCATAAAGCTCGCGTATTCCGTTCGGCATTAGGGATAACCAGTATTGAATGGGAAATTCTGCGCGATGCTGTTTTGTCGGCGGTACTGTTAAATTCAGCGACTCATGAGGGTAGAAATAGCTATGGTGAAATTTACGTAGTTGACTTTGAGATGACTCATCAAGCCAAGACCGCCACTGTGCGAACCAGTTGGATTATTGATGACGGTAAAAACTTTCCACGACTAACGAGTTGTTACGTATTAAAAATATAA
- a CDS encoding efflux RND transporter permease subunit: protein MFAEIFINRPVTAIVASVVIVALGVLALLSLPVSQYPDITPPVVQVTGTYTGADAQTVEQTVATPIETQVNGTPGMDYVQTNATNDGRMTMNVTFKVGTDVNIAALDVQNRVGIAQPQLPEEVTRLGVVVRKRNPSLFMLVAIYSPNKTHNVSFLDNYANIYIRDALLRVPGVGDIFSRADDFSMRIWLKPDRLAQLGLTSDDVVAALQEQNLQVAGGSVGASPQPSTQAFEYSVFTNSRLSKEEDFRNIIVRSDPAKGSLVYLKDVARVQLGKFSYASNSFVDGNRAAYLLVYQLPGSNALATAKGVYEAMDNLKKTFPKDINYVVPFESVSVIQVSIGEVVKTLGEALVLVVLVVFLFLQSWRATLITLLAIPVSIVGTFALFVPLGFTINTLTLFAFVLAIGIVVDDAIVVVEAVQVNLDKGMTPKDATREAMREISAPVIAIALILAAVFVPVGFIPGIVGRLYQQFAITIAVSVLISAFVALSLTPALCTLLLQPMHIDEKATGLNKFFYKFNQWFERVTNVYSNGVKRLIKLTPLVIVGLVVVYIGTALLFRAKPTGFIPTEDEGRLIVTYEIPEAASTSRSLVVLNKVMDILKKQPYVAHFSALGGLNAITFASKSNSGTVFIQLKPWEERTERGMQADSLVVKLQRALSTLNDARPQVIQPPAIPGLGQSSGFTFEIQQRETNDDVKAFDGVVQNFLAEANKRPEIGRAFSYFTAKAPAYRVDVDRDKCKKLGISVSNVYRTMQTYLGSQYVNDFIIYGRKFRVVAQADTMYRTDVTNLGQYYVRNQGGQLVPISAVIKTTVIENAPLISHFNLFRSVELNGGAKPGYSSSQANDALREVAAKVLPAGYAYDFGGLSREEINAGNSSIYIFMLSVGFVFLFLAALYESWSVPFSVLLSVPIGALGAIVALILFPYLTNNVYAQIGLITLIGLAAKNAILIVEFAKERVDKGEDLLESTIEAVRLRLRPILMTSLAFILGVFPLALASGAGGVARATIGRTVLGGMIAATSLAIFVVPVLYVGITRLAYGKKGLAALKENAKKDEPKEA, encoded by the coding sequence ATGTTCGCAGAAATATTCATTAATCGGCCGGTTACTGCCATTGTTGCCTCGGTTGTGATTGTGGCACTCGGGGTACTGGCTTTGTTAAGTCTCCCTGTCAGTCAGTATCCTGATATCACCCCGCCCGTTGTGCAGGTGACAGGCACCTACACCGGTGCCGATGCACAGACGGTTGAGCAGACAGTAGCCACGCCCATTGAAACGCAGGTGAACGGTACGCCGGGCATGGACTACGTGCAAACCAACGCCACCAACGATGGTCGGATGACCATGAACGTGACGTTCAAGGTAGGTACCGATGTGAATATTGCCGCTCTGGATGTACAGAACCGGGTGGGTATTGCCCAGCCGCAGCTGCCGGAAGAGGTTACCCGCCTGGGTGTTGTGGTTCGGAAACGAAACCCATCCCTGTTTATGCTGGTTGCGATTTACTCGCCCAACAAGACCCATAATGTCTCATTCCTGGATAACTACGCCAATATTTATATTAGGGATGCCCTGTTACGGGTGCCGGGCGTAGGGGATATTTTCAGCCGGGCGGATGATTTTAGTATGCGGATCTGGCTCAAACCCGACCGCCTTGCGCAACTCGGCCTAACCTCCGACGATGTAGTGGCAGCCTTACAGGAGCAAAACCTACAGGTGGCGGGTGGCTCGGTAGGAGCGTCCCCACAACCTTCTACTCAGGCATTTGAGTATAGCGTATTTACCAACAGCCGACTCAGTAAGGAAGAGGACTTCCGGAATATCATTGTACGGAGCGATCCGGCTAAGGGTTCATTGGTCTATTTGAAAGATGTAGCGCGGGTGCAATTGGGTAAGTTCTCCTATGCCAGTAACTCCTTCGTTGATGGCAATCGGGCGGCTTATTTGCTGGTGTATCAGTTGCCGGGCAGTAATGCGCTGGCAACGGCCAAGGGTGTGTATGAGGCCATGGACAACCTGAAAAAGACGTTCCCGAAAGATATCAATTATGTGGTGCCTTTCGAATCAGTGTCGGTAATTCAGGTATCGATTGGCGAGGTGGTGAAAACCTTAGGCGAAGCCCTCGTGCTGGTGGTACTGGTCGTGTTTTTGTTCCTGCAAAGCTGGCGGGCAACGCTCATTACCTTGCTGGCCATCCCGGTTTCGATTGTGGGTACATTTGCCCTGTTCGTACCGCTTGGGTTTACCATTAACACGCTGACACTCTTTGCCTTTGTACTAGCCATCGGGATTGTGGTGGATGATGCGATTGTGGTGGTCGAAGCCGTGCAGGTGAACCTCGATAAGGGTATGACGCCCAAAGACGCGACTCGGGAAGCCATGCGGGAGATATCCGCTCCGGTAATTGCCATTGCCCTGATTCTGGCGGCTGTGTTTGTACCCGTAGGCTTTATTCCGGGCATTGTCGGGCGACTCTACCAGCAGTTTGCCATTACGATTGCCGTTTCGGTGTTGATTTCGGCCTTTGTTGCGCTGTCGCTTACACCTGCGCTTTGTACATTGCTGTTGCAGCCAATGCACATCGACGAAAAAGCGACCGGACTGAATAAGTTCTTCTACAAGTTCAATCAATGGTTCGAGCGGGTTACGAATGTCTACTCCAACGGTGTGAAGCGGCTGATTAAGCTGACCCCTTTGGTGATTGTCGGGCTGGTGGTGGTGTATATTGGAACGGCGCTGCTGTTCCGCGCCAAACCTACCGGCTTTATCCCGACGGAAGACGAAGGACGTCTGATAGTGACCTATGAAATCCCGGAAGCGGCTTCGACATCAAGGAGTTTGGTTGTGCTCAACAAGGTGATGGATATTCTGAAAAAGCAGCCTTACGTAGCGCACTTTTCAGCCCTTGGCGGTTTGAATGCCATCACCTTTGCCTCAAAATCGAACAGCGGTACGGTCTTTATTCAGCTAAAACCCTGGGAGGAACGCACCGAGCGGGGTATGCAGGCCGACTCGCTCGTGGTTAAACTACAACGGGCTCTGTCAACACTGAACGACGCTCGGCCTCAGGTTATTCAGCCACCGGCTATCCCGGGTTTAGGACAGAGTTCAGGATTTACGTTTGAGATTCAGCAGCGTGAAACCAACGATGACGTGAAGGCCTTTGACGGTGTGGTACAGAACTTCCTGGCCGAAGCGAACAAACGGCCTGAAATTGGTCGGGCGTTTTCGTACTTCACCGCCAAAGCCCCCGCGTACCGGGTCGATGTGGATCGCGACAAATGCAAGAAACTGGGTATTTCGGTGAGCAATGTGTACCGGACGATGCAAACGTACCTCGGTAGCCAGTACGTCAACGACTTCATTATTTACGGGCGTAAGTTTCGGGTGGTAGCGCAGGCAGATACGATGTACCGAACGGATGTAACAAATCTGGGTCAGTATTACGTTCGTAACCAGGGTGGCCAGTTGGTGCCGATTAGTGCGGTTATTAAAACTACGGTCATTGAAAACGCTCCGCTGATTTCGCACTTCAACCTGTTCCGTTCCGTCGAATTGAATGGTGGAGCCAAGCCGGGTTATAGTAGTAGTCAGGCCAATGACGCGCTACGAGAGGTAGCCGCCAAGGTACTCCCTGCCGGTTACGCCTACGATTTCGGTGGACTGAGCCGCGAAGAAATCAACGCCGGTAATAGCTCAATTTACATTTTCATGCTGTCGGTTGGGTTCGTGTTTTTGTTCCTGGCTGCTTTATACGAAAGCTGGTCCGTACCATTTTCCGTACTGCTGTCGGTGCCCATCGGTGCGCTGGGTGCTATCGTTGCGCTTATCCTGTTTCCGTATCTTACGAATAACGTGTACGCTCAGATCGGGTTGATCACCCTGATTGGGTTGGCGGCCAAAAACGCTATTCTGATTGTGGAGTTTGCGAAAGAGCGCGTCGATAAAGGCGAGGATTTGCTGGAGTCGACCATTGAAGCGGTTCGGCTGCGACTACGCCCGATTCTGATGACTTCCCTAGCCTTCATTCTGGGGGTATTTCCCCTGGCGCTGGCGAGTGGGGCAGGCGGGGTTGCCCGCGCTACAATTGGTCGTACGGTGTTGGGTGGAATGATAGCGGCTACCTCGCTGGCCATTTTCGTCGTCCCTGTTTTATATGTCGGTATTACCCGACTCGCTTACGGAAAGAAAGGTCTGGCAGCGTTGAAAGAGAACGCCAAGAAGGATGAACCCAAAGAGGCCTAA
- a CDS encoding efflux RND transporter periplasmic adaptor subunit translates to MKQPINLAISGLILTLLLAACGGKKDAQQQQAPPPPTAVSAVKVTKGSATYYDQFPATVTALLEVEIQPQVAGNITGIFFQDGQHVSKGQKLYTIDPQQYRASYDQAVANLNVQKANLNRAQKDANRYNTLAEQDAVAKQLVDNANASLEAAKMQVEASEATIRQVATNLKYTTIYAPLDGTIGISQVRLGAAVAPGSTPLNTISSDNPIAADVQIDESQIPRFLKLQGQPNVVRDSTLILLLPDGSTYKYPGSVRIVDRAVDPQTGTLRVRVAFPNPNKQLKVGLNANIRVKNNTGEPQLLIPYQAVTEQMSEYFVFVVGDSSKVSQKKVTLGARINDKVIVKDGLKEGETIVTEGTQKIREGAKVQVTK, encoded by the coding sequence ATGAAGCAGCCTATAAATCTGGCTATATCGGGATTGATCCTGACCCTGTTACTTGCCGCTTGTGGCGGTAAAAAAGATGCCCAGCAACAACAGGCTCCTCCACCGCCCACGGCTGTTAGTGCGGTGAAAGTTACCAAAGGAAGTGCTACCTATTACGATCAGTTTCCGGCAACGGTAACTGCCCTTTTGGAGGTGGAGATTCAACCGCAGGTGGCCGGCAATATTACGGGTATCTTTTTTCAGGATGGTCAGCATGTCAGTAAAGGACAAAAACTCTATACGATTGATCCCCAGCAGTATCGGGCGAGTTACGATCAGGCAGTTGCCAATCTGAACGTTCAGAAAGCCAACCTGAACCGGGCTCAAAAGGACGCTAACCGGTACAATACCCTGGCCGAACAGGATGCCGTTGCCAAGCAATTGGTCGATAACGCCAATGCTTCGCTGGAAGCGGCTAAAATGCAGGTAGAGGCCTCCGAAGCAACGATTCGGCAGGTGGCTACGAATTTGAAATACACAACCATTTACGCCCCGCTCGATGGTACAATCGGCATTTCGCAGGTACGACTTGGCGCGGCTGTAGCTCCGGGTTCAACACCACTCAACACGATTTCATCGGATAACCCGATTGCCGCTGATGTACAGATCGATGAATCACAGATTCCCCGATTTTTAAAATTACAGGGCCAGCCGAATGTAGTCCGTGATTCAACACTGATCCTGTTACTGCCAGATGGGAGTACATACAAATACCCTGGCTCGGTACGCATCGTTGACCGGGCCGTTGATCCGCAAACGGGTACCCTTCGGGTTCGGGTTGCCTTTCCAAATCCCAACAAACAACTCAAAGTTGGCTTGAATGCCAACATCCGGGTGAAAAACAATACGGGTGAGCCACAACTATTAATTCCCTATCAGGCTGTAACGGAGCAAATGAGTGAATACTTTGTGTTTGTAGTGGGCGATAGTAGCAAGGTCAGCCAGAAGAAAGTAACGCTCGGTGCCCGTATTAATGATAAAGTAATCGTGAAAGATGGTCTCAAAGAAGGAGAAACCATCGTAACCGAAGGCACGCAGAAAATCCGGGAAGGGGCAAAAGTGCAGGTAACCAAGTAA
- a CDS encoding winged helix-turn-helix domain-containing protein, producing the protein MARTRKHQRLPKFTDLFVPVVQALIDLGGSGNIEEINERVYEITNLSEDVLNIPHGKDGRTEIEYQLAWTRTYLKKYGLLENSARELS; encoded by the coding sequence ATGGCCAGAACTAGAAAACATCAAAGGTTACCCAAATTCACTGATTTGTTTGTACCTGTTGTTCAAGCCCTTATTGACCTTGGCGGCTCTGGAAATATTGAAGAAATAAATGAACGTGTCTATGAAATAACCAACTTATCTGAAGATGTATTAAACATTCCTCATGGAAAAGATGGTAGAACTGAGATAGAATATCAGTTGGCGTGGACAAGAACTTATTTAAAAAAGTATGGGCTATTAGAGAACTCAGCTAGAGAACTCAGCTAG
- a CDS encoding DUF4926 domain-containing protein — protein sequence MDELHLHDLVALTTPLPQYNLRRGEIGVIVDIGPDMNYLLEFVGKNGIPYAMPTVSAAQLMKVYLQADMVE from the coding sequence ATGGATGAGCTTCATTTGCATGATTTGGTGGCACTGACGACACCTTTGCCACAGTATAATTTGCGCCGGGGCGAAATAGGTGTAATCGTCGACATTGGCCCAGACATGAATTATTTGCTCGAATTTGTTGGCAAAAATGGAATACCCTACGCCATGCCAACTGTTTCGGCAGCCCAACTGATGAAAGTCTATTTGCAGGCTGATATGGTTGAGTAA
- a CDS encoding glutamine--tRNA ligase/YqeY domain fusion protein yields MTEATKDSDEGVTNENSTAGGSSAGSSLNFIEQIVEEDLAVGKNGGRIHTRFPPEPNGYLHIGHAKSICLNFGLADKYGGQTNLRFDDTNPVTEDTEYVDSIKNDVRWLGFDWENEFYASDYFDQIYLFAEKLIQKGLAYVDDSTSEEIAAQKGTPTEPGRMSQYRDRSVDENLDLFRRMKAGDYPDGAKVLRAKVDMASPNMQLRDPIIYRIKHAHHHRTGDTWCIYPMYDFAHGQSDAIEHITHSLCTLEFEVHRPLYEWFIDKLDIFPSRQIEFARLNLTYTVMSKRKLKQLVEEGHVSGWDDPRMPTIAGIRRRGYTPASIREFADRIGIAKRDNLIDVGLLEFCLREELNKTTHRVMAVLDEKPLKLVLTNYEVGREEIMPIENNPEDATAGERDVPFSREVYIERDDFMEVPPKKFFRLFPGGMVRLKGAYIIKCDEVVKDNAGEIIELRCSYIPESRSGSDTSGINVKGTIHWVSVPHAVEADVRLYDRLFSVENPAADERDFKELLNPNSLATVHAFVEPALVEAARSGAQSNFQFMRKGYFILDQDSTADRPVFNRTVTLKDGWAKEMKKG; encoded by the coding sequence ATGACTGAAGCAACCAAAGACTCCGACGAAGGCGTTACCAACGAAAATAGCACCGCTGGTGGCAGCAGTGCTGGTAGCTCCCTCAACTTCATTGAACAAATTGTAGAAGAAGACCTGGCCGTTGGTAAGAACGGTGGACGTATTCACACGCGTTTTCCACCCGAACCTAATGGCTACCTGCATATTGGCCACGCTAAATCCATTTGCCTGAACTTCGGACTGGCCGATAAGTACGGCGGGCAGACAAACCTTCGGTTTGACGATACAAATCCCGTAACGGAAGATACCGAATACGTTGATTCGATCAAGAACGATGTCCGTTGGCTGGGTTTCGACTGGGAAAACGAGTTTTATGCATCTGACTACTTCGACCAGATTTACCTCTTTGCTGAGAAACTGATTCAGAAGGGGTTAGCCTATGTAGACGATTCAACTTCGGAGGAAATTGCCGCTCAGAAAGGTACGCCGACTGAACCGGGACGCATGAGTCAGTACCGCGATCGGAGTGTGGATGAAAACCTCGATCTGTTCCGTCGTATGAAAGCTGGCGACTACCCCGACGGTGCCAAAGTGCTACGCGCAAAAGTCGATATGGCCTCGCCGAACATGCAGTTGCGTGACCCAATCATTTACCGGATCAAACACGCGCATCACCACCGTACGGGCGATACCTGGTGTATTTATCCGATGTATGATTTCGCACATGGTCAGTCCGATGCGATTGAACACATTACCCACTCGCTCTGTACGCTGGAGTTTGAGGTACACCGGCCCTTATACGAGTGGTTTATTGATAAGCTTGATATTTTCCCCTCCCGCCAGATCGAGTTCGCGCGGCTCAACCTGACGTATACGGTCATGAGCAAACGTAAGCTCAAACAACTGGTGGAAGAAGGCCACGTGAGCGGCTGGGATGATCCCCGGATGCCAACCATCGCGGGTATTCGTCGGCGTGGTTATACCCCCGCCAGCATCCGTGAGTTTGCCGACCGTATCGGAATTGCCAAACGCGATAACCTTATCGACGTGGGCTTGCTGGAATTCTGTCTGCGCGAAGAGTTGAATAAGACTACACACCGGGTCATGGCCGTTCTCGATGAAAAGCCCCTGAAACTCGTTTTAACGAATTACGAGGTTGGCCGTGAGGAGATCATGCCTATCGAAAACAACCCCGAAGACGCTACCGCGGGCGAACGCGATGTGCCCTTCAGCCGGGAAGTGTACATCGAGCGGGATGACTTCATGGAAGTTCCGCCGAAGAAATTCTTCCGCCTATTTCCGGGCGGTATGGTACGGCTGAAAGGTGCGTATATCATCAAGTGCGATGAGGTTGTAAAAGACAATGCAGGGGAAATTATCGAACTGCGCTGCTCCTACATTCCCGAAAGTCGGAGCGGTTCTGATACATCGGGCATCAATGTGAAAGGCACGATTCACTGGGTATCGGTTCCACACGCCGTGGAAGCCGATGTTCGTCTGTACGACCGCCTGTTTTCCGTGGAGAACCCAGCGGCCGACGAACGGGATTTTAAAGAGTTACTGAATCCAAACTCGCTGGCAACCGTCCATGCGTTTGTTGAACCTGCCCTGGTAGAAGCTGCCCGATCGGGAGCCCAATCCAACTTCCAGTTCATGCGCAAAGGCTACTTCATCCTCGACCAGGACTCCACCGCCGACCGTCCCGTATTCAACCGGACCGTTACACTGAAAGACGGCTGGGCGAAGGAGATGAAGAAGGGGTGA
- a CDS encoding restriction endonuclease: MYIISPSSFERLTQRLLRESGFVQVEVTGKTGDGGIDGKGIVRISGFLSFHVIFQCKRYKGTITPSQIRDFRGAMQGRADKGLFVTTGTFTREAVKEATRDGAPPIDLIDGELLCDKLKELKLGVETEFIEVVKVKQAWFDQF, encoded by the coding sequence TTGTATATTATTTCACCTAGCAGTTTTGAACGCTTAACACAACGCTTATTGCGTGAAAGCGGATTTGTTCAAGTAGAGGTTACGGGAAAAACGGGCGATGGCGGTATTGATGGAAAAGGTATTGTTAGGATAAGTGGATTTTTAAGCTTCCATGTAATTTTTCAATGCAAACGATATAAAGGCACTATTACCCCTAGTCAAATCAGAGATTTTAGAGGAGCAATGCAAGGAAGAGCAGATAAGGGTCTATTCGTCACTACGGGCACTTTTACTAGAGAAGCGGTAAAAGAAGCAACTAGAGATGGCGCTCCTCCAATTGATTTGATTGATGGCGAACTTCTATGCGATAAACTTAAAGAGTTAAAACTAGGTGTTGAAACCGAGTTTATTGAAGTTGTTAAAGTTAAACAAGCTTGGTTTGATCAATTTTGA
- a CDS encoding galactose oxidase, translating to MNFRIAYLRQPSTVLPTQKAINTVLFLICLSWTALLVGCSTSDVTTLGDWRTRSDLDGVSRSASVGFVIGNVAYIGTGTTSSNDLLKDFWAYDQSTNAWSQVSNFGGAARISAVGFALGNKGYVGTGVDANNNRLKDFWEFDQAANTWNQIADFGGTARRNAVAFAVNNKGYVGTGYDGNYLKDFWTYDPESGSWEKTTSFGGGKRLGAISFIINNIAYVGTGTNGAALTDWWAYDPAQDLWIEKGDFEDEETVARSYGVGFAIGSRGYVTAGDGSATVWQYNPDDDSWAEFGVFEGGTRLYALGFAMNGKGYITTGLSGTTTFDDLWEFDPTIAQDTDTY from the coding sequence ATGAATTTTCGTATAGCTTACCTCCGCCAGCCATCAACAGTTTTACCAACTCAGAAGGCAATTAACACGGTTCTATTCCTTATCTGCCTCAGCTGGACAGCCTTATTGGTGGGATGCTCGACTTCGGACGTTACCACACTAGGCGACTGGCGAACCCGCTCTGACCTTGATGGGGTAAGTCGTAGTGCATCCGTTGGTTTTGTCATTGGAAACGTAGCCTACATTGGCACGGGCACCACTTCTTCGAACGATCTCTTGAAAGACTTCTGGGCGTATGATCAATCCACTAATGCCTGGAGCCAGGTGTCCAATTTCGGGGGGGCTGCCCGTATTTCGGCTGTTGGGTTCGCTCTGGGCAACAAGGGGTACGTTGGCACCGGCGTAGACGCCAACAACAATCGGTTAAAGGACTTTTGGGAATTTGATCAGGCCGCTAATACATGGAATCAAATTGCCGATTTTGGCGGAACAGCCCGACGAAACGCGGTGGCCTTCGCGGTTAACAATAAAGGGTATGTCGGCACTGGCTACGATGGAAATTACTTAAAAGATTTCTGGACGTACGACCCCGAAAGTGGTAGCTGGGAGAAGACTACCAGCTTTGGCGGAGGAAAGCGATTAGGAGCCATTAGCTTCATTATCAACAACATTGCCTATGTTGGCACCGGTACAAATGGCGCGGCTCTCACCGACTGGTGGGCCTACGACCCGGCGCAGGACCTATGGATCGAAAAGGGTGATTTCGAGGATGAAGAAACCGTAGCTCGTAGTTACGGAGTTGGTTTTGCAATCGGCTCACGGGGTTATGTGACGGCTGGAGACGGCAGCGCTACGGTTTGGCAATACAATCCTGATGATGATAGCTGGGCTGAATTTGGCGTCTTTGAAGGTGGTACCCGATTGTACGCACTGGGGTTCGCTATGAATGGGAAAGGGTACATCACAACGGGGCTTAGCGGAACGACTACCTTTGATGACCTATGGGAATTTGACCCCACCATCGCACAGGATACAGACACATACTAA
- a CDS encoding TolC family protein: MNRTFIGFLFALGWFLSIDAVSQKTTDSLSKQAYLSDCIQYALGHQPVVRQSIIDQDIAERTVQSALAAWYPQLSASYNLLHYLKLPVTLIPDATTGEKRPVSLGAQNTSTASLSVTQSIFNRDVLLASRTADAYREQATQNTVRNKIDVVVNVSKAFYDLILTQRQVDILTQDIARLTRSLQDATNQYQSGIVDKTDPQRAKIALNNSRAQQKQYRDLVGSKYQVLKQVMGYPPTSQLAVTYDTLQLAREVTLDTLSLVNPQNRIEYQLLQTQGRLLDANVRYNRWAYLPSVSAFGNYNLLYQNNAFGQLYSASFPNSVIGLTLALPIFQGGRRIHQTKIAELQVQRLNWDLAALTSAVDAEYATALANYKGNLANYLALVENQQLAEDVYRIINLQYRSGIKTYLDVTIAEADLRTARLNVFNALYQVLISKLDVQRALGVIQF; the protein is encoded by the coding sequence ATGAATAGAACGTTTATTGGCTTTCTTTTCGCGCTTGGGTGGTTTTTGTCGATTGATGCAGTAAGTCAGAAAACAACAGATTCGCTATCGAAACAAGCTTATCTTTCCGATTGCATTCAGTATGCGTTGGGTCATCAGCCTGTAGTCCGTCAGTCGATTATTGACCAGGATATTGCCGAACGTACTGTGCAAAGCGCACTGGCCGCCTGGTACCCCCAACTAAGTGCCTCCTATAACCTGCTCCATTACCTCAAACTGCCCGTTACCCTCATTCCTGATGCGACCACGGGTGAGAAACGTCCCGTTTCGCTCGGTGCCCAAAACACATCGACGGCCTCACTTTCGGTAACGCAAAGTATTTTTAACCGGGATGTGTTACTGGCCAGCCGAACTGCCGACGCCTACCGGGAACAGGCTACTCAGAACACGGTCCGAAATAAAATCGATGTTGTCGTAAATGTCAGCAAAGCGTTCTATGATCTAATCCTGACGCAACGTCAGGTCGATATTCTGACCCAGGATATCGCTCGCCTGACACGTAGTTTACAGGACGCTACCAATCAGTATCAGAGCGGAATTGTTGATAAAACCGATCCGCAGCGTGCGAAGATTGCGCTTAATAATTCCCGCGCTCAGCAGAAACAATATAGGGATCTGGTTGGGTCAAAATACCAGGTGCTAAAACAGGTTATGGGGTACCCGCCAACAAGTCAACTGGCGGTAACCTATGATACCTTACAATTGGCCAGGGAAGTTACCCTGGACACACTCTCGTTAGTAAATCCGCAAAATCGGATTGAATATCAGCTTTTGCAAACACAGGGGCGTTTACTGGATGCCAATGTTCGCTACAATCGCTGGGCATATCTGCCATCGGTATCGGCCTTTGGTAACTACAATTTATTGTATCAGAACAATGCCTTCGGGCAACTCTATAGCGCGTCATTTCCCAACTCGGTAATTGGCTTAACGCTTGCGCTACCTATTTTTCAGGGAGGGCGACGTATTCATCAGACAAAAATTGCCGAGTTGCAGGTTCAGCGGCTGAACTGGGATCTGGCTGCGCTGACCAGTGCGGTCGATGCCGAGTATGCCACGGCCTTAGCAAACTACAAGGGGAATCTGGCGAACTATCTGGCGCTGGTCGAGAATCAGCAACTGGCCGAAGATGTGTACCGGATTATCAACCTACAGTATCGCTCCGGCATCAAAACCTATCTAGACGTAACCATCGCCGAAGCCGATCTCCGAACCGCACGACTTAATGTATTCAATGCACTTTATCAGGTGTTGATCAGTAAGTTAGATGTTCAGCGGGCATTGGGTGTTATTCAGTTTTAA